The DNA sequence GGCTACCGATGACGATAATGTTAGGAAAAAGCGGGAATTGCTCGGCATTGCCGTTACAGGAACTCCCGGAATCCTGCTAACATTATACAAAGAAAAAAGGATTGACAGAACAAAAATGAGAAACTCCATCGCAGAATTAAAGAATATCGGGTGGTTCAGCACAATAGTCTTAGACAAAATGCTGCAGGAGGCAGAAAATGGCTGAAGCAATAGGCATACGCCTAAGCAAGGAGGTCCTAGAGAAGATCGAAAAGATAAGCAAGGAAGACATCTCTGATAGGAGCACTACAATAAGGAAGCTCATCCTGTTGGGATACCAAAACTTCATAATAGCAAAAGCCGCCGGCGAGTATATCCAAGGAAAAATCACGCTCTCAGAAGCAGCTGCCCAGGCAGAACTCACAGTATGGGAGATGGAGCAGCGCCTTATAGAAAGAGGCTACAAATCTTCCTACTCAATTGAAGACCTTGATCTGGACCTCAGGGCGCTGAAGCGAACCAGAAAACACTCTGGAACGCAATAGAAAGCTTTTTATAACATATTCCCAAAGAAGATTTAATTAGCTTCAAGAATAAAAGAGGAGAAGGGATGAAAAGTCTGCTCATGCTGATTTTTGTTTTCACGCTTGTTATAAGCCCCGTGTCTGCTCAGGCTAGTGCAACCCAATGTAATGATGGGATTGACAATGATAATGATGGGAAGATAGATGTCCTAACTACAGGAAATCATGTTGCTGTTTCAAGGTGGGTAGCTGGTTCAAATTGTGGCACTGTTTGTGGGTCTGTTGCTGGTTTTCACAGTGCCCGCGATGCCCAAGGTAACTCTTGTACCTCCGGAGAATCGGTAATCAGTAATGCACGGAATAGCCTAGGCGCCGCCATATACCTATATGGCTGCTGGCCAGGAGGCTGTGCTTCCAGTGGACAGGCAAGAGATGCCCAGAGAACAACGAGTTATGGATCTTACTGTTATCGAGAAGGGCAGAGGTCCGATGACGATATTACTGATATCACCGTAGCATGTCATTGCGTAAGCAACGATTTCTTTGTATGCAATGATGGAATTGATAACGACCAGGACGGTTCTACGGACACGCAAGATAGCGGATGTAACGGCGAGGAAGATAACAGCGAACTCCAGCATGATGATGGTTGCTCATCCACTTCTGACAACGACGAAACAGGTCAGAACGATTGTGAAGGTAACCATTTTGCATGGCAGGGATCAATTTCGCAAAATCCATGCTGCGGCGACGATGAATCCGATTACAGCTTCTCCTTAGGAAACAAGCTCTGCATCAAAAACCCCCAAGGAGCATGGCAATGGATCACAGGCACAACAGGCCAAGTCGTAACTGGGGAACAAGACAGCATTGATAATGATCTTACCACCCAGCATGACTTTATGTATGATGGAACACAGTGGAAACAGTGCATGAACGTACCCGATGCAGACGCTCAACAACCACCCGACCGAACAGAATCTGTCACTTGGACAGCCACTATTGGAGAAGGCAACAACCAATGGTTCGAGGCAGAGAAGTTGGATATAAGAGGCGATGGCGTAAGTAACCCTTTCACGTATATTGACGGGCCGAGAACCCATGCGTATGGATACACTGAAGACCTCAGGACAATCCAATCCCCAATCTACAAAGATGATGTAACAGACTTAATATCCCAAACACAAATCCTGCATAGACTATTCTCAACATCATCTGTTGTTTCAAACAGCCCATACTGCACAGACAATGCAATCTGTACAGGAAGAGGTCCTCTTGCCGCAGCCTGTCTCTCCCACCGTCCTCCAATACCCTCTGCCTACTGCATTAATGCAATCGACGCAATTTCATTCGTGTACTCGGCTGCGCCTAAAACAATCACCTTTACAGCAACAGCGCAATCACCAACTTCTCCACGGCATCCTGCATTTAATGTATATCTTGGAGCCGGCCCCTCTCAATGCGGTAAGTCCTGCGCAGACGCAGCTACATGCACCCAGCAATGCAGCATAGACATTCCAAGGGGTTGGTCTCAAATGCGCTTCTCAGCAACCTCATATAAAGTAGGGCCAACGGCAAGGAACGTTCAGCTTTCTCTCTCAGCCCCAATTTCCTCACTGGTTGACGCCCTGCACTTCAGCACGGAGTGTACCATAGCCGCCCTCACCAAAACCGGGAGCTTTAGCATCCCATTTGCTTCAGGAGAATATACTAAAGACGTGACTGATCAGTTCACCTTCAACGATTGCCTGAATTCTGTAGGTAAAAGCAGCCTCTCAATCACAGACATGAACGAGAACGTCATAATCTACCCAGAAGATGACAAAATCATGGCTTGCCTTGATACAGATCATGATGGTAACTGTGACACAGCTCCCGGCAGCGCTGCCAGTAACACCCAGCCCGTTGATATTAACCAGAGAGCAACAGCAAATACCCATGAGTATTTCTGTTCCCAAAGTGGCGCAGAACAAAATGCAAACTACGCATTCTCCGAGTGCTGCGGAGACGAAACTGAAGACGAAACCGAATCATGTTTATCAGAGAGAGCAACAAATATCTACCATACAGCAGACCCGGAAACCTTCTCCGATACTCCTTATGTATGCTTAAATGATAAAACCTGGAATTCTAATATAGATTTTGACGCAAACCAGCAAAATTGTGAAAGAGGCGGCTACCAATGGGCTCCAGCAAGCGGATCAGCTCCTGGCTTCTGCTGCGGAGATGGAGATCCAGAAGATAACGGAAAAAGAAGCGCTGATAATAAGTATCTCTGCGTTCATGCCAACACAGGAAACGCATGGTTCCT is a window from the Candidatus Nanoarchaeia archaeon genome containing:
- a CDS encoding UPF0175 family protein; the encoded protein is MAEAIGIRLSKEVLEKIEKISKEDISDRSTTIRKLILLGYQNFIIAKAAGEYIQGKITLSEAAAQAELTVWEMEQRLIERGYKSSYSIEDLDLDLRALKRTRKHSGTQ